The Deltaproteobacteria bacterium genome contains the following window.
TCGGCGAACGCCCGGTGCTGCGGCGGGATGGAAGCGAGCAACTGCTCTTCGAGCTTCTTCGGATCGATTTCGCCCATGCCTTCGTACTTGCCGGGAATGACAATGTCGACGCCGTACGGCTTGTCGCCGATGTGTTCGTCGATCCACTTCAACTCGATCTCGAGCTGGTCGGGTGAGAATCCGACCGCGCCGAGAACACCGAATCCGCCGGCCTTGCTAACGGCGACGACGACGTCACGACAGTGGCTGAACGCAAAGATGGGAAACTCGATCCCGAGTTGATCGCACAGTTCGGTACGCATTGCAGACTCCTTGTCGACTCACGCTTCGATCGCGCCGGGGCGAAAGCGGATGCGCATTTCCTTTACGCCATTGATGAAGGTCGAGCGCAAGCGGCGCGGCGGGGCGGCAAGTTCGATGTCGTGCAGGTGGGTGACGATGCCGCGGAAGATCTCGTTGAGTTCGAGCCGCGCCAGATTCGCCCCGAGGCAGAAGTGCTCGCCCACTCCGAAGGCCAGATGGTCGTTGGGGTGCCGGCGGATGTCGAATACCTGCGAGTTCTCGAACACGTCCTCGTCGCGATTCACCGACGGGTACCAGATCGTCAGCTTGTCGTCGGTCTTGAGCGGTTGGCCGCGCACCACCGTGTCGGCGGTGACGGTGCGGCGGAAATTATGCACCGCCGGTGCGTAGCGGAGGATCTCCTCGATTGCTGACGGCAACAGCGAGGGATCGGCGCGCACATCGCGCAACTGATCGGGGTGGTCGATCAACGCCAGCATGCCGTTGCTGGTGACGGTGCGCGTGGTCTCGTTGCCGGCGATGACCAGCAACAGGAAGAAGAAGTTGAAGTCCGAGTCGCTGAGCTTGTGACCGTCGAGCTCGGCGTTGACCAACGCCGTGGCGAGATCGTCGCCGGGATGCGTGCGCGCCTTTTCGAGCAGATGGCCGGCGTACATGAACATCTCGGCGGCGGCGGCCTGGCCATCGTTCATCGCGGAAGGCTGGCCGTCCGGCTGCAGATCGGGGTCGTCGAAGCCGACCATGCGGTTGCCGACTTCGTACACGTTGCGGCGGTCGGCGTCGGGGACGCCCATCATCTCGCAGATGACTTCCAACGGCAGCAGCGCCGCGATGTCCTCGACGAAGTCGCACTCGCCGCGTTCGATCACGCGGTTGATGATGCGCTTCACCATGTCGCGCACGCGCCCGTGCAGGCCCGTGATCATGCGCGGCGAAAACGCCTTGTTGACCAAGCCGCGATACTGGCGGTGGCGCGGCGGATCCATGCTGAGCATGATCGACTGCACGAACGGGAGATCCTGCGGCAACGGGTCGCGCATGATGGCACCCTGCCGCTCGGACGAGAACAGTCCCGGGTTCTTCGAGATCTCCTTCAAGTCGGCGTATTTCGTGATCGCCCAGAAGCCGCGGCCGTTCTTCTCGGGGTGCCAGAAGACCGGGGCTTCGCGCCGCAGCACGGTGAACATCTCGTGCGGCGTGCCGCGCTGAAAGAGATCTGGATCGGTGAGATCGACGTCGCTAAGTTGCATAGTTTTGACCTTAACGAACGTTTGTTTATCAACTTGGCGCGTGGTGCGTCAACCCATTTTTGCGAGATTGCGCTCGGGCGAGAGGGGGTGCGCAATGAGTCCCCCCTCGATACGCAGCCCCTCGGTACGAAGTCTTCGGCTTCTACTCGGGGCCTGCTACTCGGGGAAACGGTTTCTCTCAGAGAATCGAATACCCGTTTGCCCGAGTAGATCGCGAAGCGATCGTATCGAGGGCGGGCTTGGATCAGGATTCGTCGGGTCGCAGACGCTGCAGCAGCGCGGCGGCGAGAGCGGCCATCGCGCCGGAGAGCAGCGCGTAGAAACTCATCCCGGCGACCAAACCAACGCCGTCGGCGATTGCCGACATCGCCCAGGGGATCACGATGCCGCCGAGCCCGGCGCCGGCGATCAAGACGCTGGTGGCGGCCGCGGTGTTGTGTGGGTGGTGCCGGCCACCGAGCGCGATCACGGCGGGGAAAATTCCGGAGAAGCCGAGGCCGGTTAGCGCGAAAGCAGCCGTGGCAGACCAAGCCTGGGGTGCCAGCAGAGCGGCGGCGGCGGCCGCTGTGGCGAAGGCCGCCAGCCCGACGATGAGACGTTCTTCGCGCACGTGATGCGCCAGCCCGGTCAGCACCAGCCGACCGGCTGCCAGCCCGAGCCAGTAGAGCGACAGCGTGGTGCCGCCGTAGGCGAGGCTGACATCGCGAACGCTCACCATGTACTTCGTCAACCAGCCGCCGATGCCGGTTTCGACACCGACGTAGACACCGAGCAGCACGGCAAGCAGCAGAGTGAGCGGCGTGGTCGCCCGTGCGCGCGGTGAGTCGCTCGTGGCCGCGCTGGGTGCGTCGGTGTGCACACGGAGAAAACTCCATCCGGCCGCCACCAGCGCCGTGAAGCCGCCCGCCACCGCGAACGGCACGCGCCACGTCACCCCGGCGGCGACGGCTTGCGCCGTCAGCGCCGGTGCCACGAACGATCCGACGCCGAAGAAGAGATGCGAGAAGTTCAGCAAGTTCGAGCGCCGTTCGCCGCCGATGGTGATCAGCAGCGAGTTGAGCGCAACTTCCATCACCCCGAAGCCCAGACCGCTGACGAACAGCAGCGCGGCGCCCGCACGCCACGTTGACGTCAGCGCGAAACCGGCGATGCCGACGGCGAATGTGCCCACGCTCACGCGCAGCACTGCACGCGTGCTAAAGCGCGCGAGCAATCGCCCGGAAACCAGCACCGACAGCAAATACGCGATCGGTTGCAGCGCAAGCATCGAGCCGGCTTCGACCAACCGCATGTCAAACTGCACTAGCAACAGTGGCAAGACCATCCCGGGCAACGTGACGCAGGCGCCGAGCATGAAGAAGGACGCCGAGGCGAGCGCGACGGCGAGCTTCATGCTGCTCCTCTCACTCGAATCGCCGGCATGGTGCGGGAGCTATAGCAGGTTGCACGAAGAGCCGTCGCCTCGGTCTATGGGTGGTGCGACTGTTCGGAGGCGAGACGTCCGCTCCGCGCTCAGCGCATCGGGAGCGCCCCCAGACGGCGGCGTAAAACCGCGATCACGCCGCAGCCTCGCGTCAACTGAAATTGCGGCATCCACAGCAGCTCGGTCGATGATGAGCGCAAGCGTCGCCTCGGACCGGTTGTCAAATGCAAGCTGCCTGTCGAACTGAACTTGCAATCTTGACGCGACCTCCATGCGTGCGACGATGTCGATCAAATTGATCTGAAGCGTTTGTTCAGGGTTGGCCCAACTCCAGTCACCGGACCGCCTGCTGTGGCGCACGCAACCCTGACGGTCGCAGTCACGCAGGGAGAGCGTTATGAAGTCACGGTGGATTCGCTCGGTAAGAATCATCGCAGCGTGCTTCGGGTTGCTGATGCTGGTGACAGTCTGGCGGCCGTTGGCGGCTGCAGCGAATACAGGCAGCAGCTCGGCATTCGGCGAGTCGGTGAGTCTGAGTGTCGTGCCTGCCCTACCACCGACCGTTAGCATTACTAGCGCCCCACTGCCGACAGTGTCAGGGAGCGCGCCGCCATCCTACATGCTCACCGACACCTTGGCCTCGGTGCTGGTGTCGGACACCTTGACGGGACAAGTGCTGAGTACGGGCACCCTGACTGTGAACGCTAGCTCCACGCTGCCTACTACCGACAGCGCCAGCGCTGATGCGACGGTGAATGGGCTCGATATCGACGTGGTGACCTTGCTGTCGTTGCTAACGATCGACGCCACCTCAGTGCAATCGACCGCCTCGATCACCGGGACGTGTGGCGACTCGCTCAGCGCGGCGGGCAGCACCACCTTTGCCAACCCGAGCGTCACCAGCACGCTGGCGATCGGACTATCTATTGCCGTCTCGCCGGCCGCCAATACGATCCTGCTCAATGTCTCCGGCGTGAAGGTCGTGTTGAATGAGCAAGTACAAACTGGGGACGGCTCGACGGCTGCGGGCCTGACGGTCAACGCGATCCACATCACCCTGACGAATGTCGCGCTCGCCGGTATTGGAACGATCAACGGCGATATCATCATCGCTCAGTCCGTTGCGACCTTGGATTGCACGAGCCCGACTCCCACGCAGACACCCACTGACACACCGACAGCCACGCCCACCGGCACCCCGACCGCAACACCAACAGCGACGCCCACAGCTACTGCGACAGAGACGCCGACTGAAACATCAACCGCAACCCCAACAAGTACCCCTACGGCGACTCCAAGCGATACGGCCACCGCCACGCCAACCGCGACTGCGACCGAGACGCCGACGGACACGCCGACGGCCACACCGAGCGATACTCCGACGGCAACGCCCACGAGCACCCCGACTGACACGCCGACCACGACCGCGACTGAGACGCCGACTCACTCGCCGACCGCAACCCCGACTCACACACCGACGGTCACTCCGACGGACACACCAACCGCTACGGCCACGACGACGCCGACCCAAACACCCACCACAACGCCCACCGCCACCCCGACCGCCACGCCGACGATGACCCCCACCGCCTCGCCTAGTCCGAGCAGAACGGCCAGCCGAACAGCCAAGCCAACGAAGACACCGGGCCCGCCGGATGCCGATGGCGATGGTATCCCCGATGCCATCGAAGGTTCCGCCGACCGCGACGGCGATGGAATTCCCAATTTCCTCGACTACGATCCGAGCGGCCATTTGTATGACGAGGCCACCGGCCGCATTCTCAAGGGCGGACACGTGCAGGTGAGCCCAGCAGGACCTGTCAGCCTTCTGGCCAACGGCTCGCAAGGCTTCTATCAGTTCACCGTCGCCGTGGCCGGCCTCTATACCATCACGATCCAGCCACCGACTGGATTTCGTCCGAGCAAGATGTGTCTGCGCCAGGATCCGCCGCCGTTTGATCCGACCGGCGGCATGGACCCGTTGAGCTTGGGCAACGGTGAAGCGGGCGCAACAGGCATGCTGACCTCGAATGCGTGCACGCCCTTTTATCTCACGTTCAATCTCGAGCTCGGTGACCCCTTCATCATCAACAACAACATCCCGTTGCGCCGGATACCGACGGCGGTTCCGACGATGACATCCGGTACCCAGCTCCTCACGGTACTTGCGCTCTGTTTGCTGGCAGCCGCAACGCTCGGCGGTTCTGCCGCACGGCGGAGTAGCAGACAGCGATGATGCGGGGCCGCGATAACCGAAGGAAGCGGACGCAGACGGAGGACACAAGAAGCCACCTCATCGTGACAGTGGATTCCCATCGACAGCTCAACATCGCGCGCCGCCGATCCAGCAGGTGTCTTCGGGTGCATATGCTGCCGGCGCGTGACAGGTCGGCGGTGTTTCTGGTAGTGGCAGCGCGTGCCGCGTCGCCCTTCGTCCCTGCTCGACACCCGCATCATCTACTGCGGCGATTGTCTCGATCAGCTCCCAAAGCTGCCCGATCATTGCGTCGATTTGATCTACATCGATCCGCCGTTCAACTCGAACCGCAACTATGAAGCGTTCTGGGGCGAGACGAAGGAAAAGCGCGCGTTCGAGGATCGGCACGCCTCGACACAAGCCTACTTGGAGTTCATGCGCCCGCGCTGCGTCGAGCTGGCGCGCGTGCTCAAGCCCACGGGCAGCTTCTACTACCACTGCGACTGGCACGCCTCGCACTACGTCAAGGTCATGCTCGATCAGATTTTCGGCGAGAACAATTTTCGCAACGAAATTATCTGGCAGCGTTCAAACTCTCACAATGAAGCCCGTCAGTATGGGCGCATCCACGACACGATCTTCTTTTACACGGGATCAGACACCTATACGTGGAACGCGATCAGGCTCCCCTATAGCCGCGAGCAGATGAAACGCTATAAGCAGGACGCGGACGGGCGTTGGTACAAGGGCGAGAACCTTACCGCCGAGCGACTGGATAGCGATTCTGGGAAATTCGAGTGGCGCGGGACAAAGCCTCCGCCGAGTCGCGGCTGGGGGTATAGCGTCGAGCAACTTGAGAAATGGTGGCGCGAAGGTCTGATCCTTACGAAGAAAGATGGCACGCCGCGAATGGACGGCCAAAAAGTGTACCTCGACGATACGCTAGGCAAGGGACTCCAATCCATTTGGACCGATATTCCCCGTATCGCAAACACCAGTTCTGAGCGTCTCGGCTACCCGACGCAAAAGCCACTCGTCCTGCTAGATCGAATCATCGCCGCGAGTACCAATGAAAACGACATCGTGCTCGACGCCTTTTTGTGGCTGCGGGACCGCTCTTGTGTCCGCGCAGAATCTGAAACGCCAGTGGATCGGCATTGACGTGTCGCCGACTGCGTGCCGCGTGATGGCGAAGCGGCTGCGCGATGTCTGCAAGCTGCGCGAGAATGAGGAGCTGTGGCAGGCGGGACGAGGCTTCGTGGTGCGCGATTTGCCGCGCAGCGAAGACCAACTCCGCAAGCTGCCGCACTTTGAATTTGAGAATTGGGCAGTCATCGCGCTCGGCGGCATCCCAAACAAAGCACAAGTCGGCGACATGGGAATCGATGGCCGTATCTATCCGGTGTCGGCAGTGGAACAGAGGCGCGACACCTCGCAGCGGCGCGAGAAGGAAGCGAAAGCGCAGGAACTTGGTTTCATGGATCAATGGTATCCGATCCAAGTGAAGCAGAAGGACAAGGCTGGCCGACCGGACATTGACTCGTTCGAAGCCGTGATGGCGCGCGAGGATCGCACCAAGGGTTACTTCGTCTCGTTCGATTTCACGCAGGATGCCTACATTGAAATCCGTGCGTTCTTGCGGAAGTCCGGGCGAATGATCATTCCACTGACCGTCCGCGAAATACTAGATGAGCAGATTGCGCAGAAGATGGTTTGACCCGCCTACAGCCGTTTTGAGCGCGCGCGCTCAAACAGATCCTCACCGCGAGCAAAGAGAAAGTGCTGCGACGCGAAGCGGTGTGGCACGGGAACGACTGAAGCGTCGACGGAAACGGAACCCTTAGGTGCTACTTCTTCGGCGGCAAAAGTGGGAGCACTCCCTGTGACGAGACGGGTCGGCGGGGCGCCTTGGTATCCAAGGTATGCCGGCCAGCGATTGTAGGGCCAAGAGGCAAAATCTTTCGGACCTTCTTGTCGACTGGATCGGCACCATCGAACGTAAAGAAGGTTTCGCAAGGTATCGCGATCGCCGTCGCCAAGTGAATTGCATCTGGCGTCGTAATCCTCGGTGTAGGGTAGTGATCGCGGATCTGGTGGGCGAGGTCAGCAACTGCGGATGTGACGCCATCGACGCGGATGGTAGAACGCCGTAAACATGCTTGAAACTGCGCCGCTTGCTCGGACATGAGACGTGAATCCAGCACCTCGATGCGTGTGATCGTCGAGGTGGCTATGACCAACCGCCCAGCGTCCCACTCATCCACGAGGTAGGCGATGCCATCCATGTCGAGCGGATTCGCGCGGTGCTCATCCTTGAGCCACGCGATGAAAATGCACGAGTCCCAGTAGACAACTCGCCTACCAGGCATTCCTCAGCCTTCGGACAAACACGTCAGAGGATTCCCCGTTCGCGGCATCAGGAGCAATGCCCCGAAGACCGCGAAGCGATGGCAGGTCAACATCCGCATCGTGGACTTCTAACTCGCGCGCGTTCACCGCGTGCGGTTGAAGCATCTTCGCTTTGAATCGCAGCATCCCGGTCACCGTGACGTGGCGCCGTATGGCTTGCCCGACTTTGGCCACCAGCTCTTGAGTGAAGAAGCACCTGATCCGCTCTTGGCCACCGGCAGGATAGAGCCAGAAAAATGGGCGCGGCTGATGAACGTTGATGATGTCCAGCATCCCAGAGACAGCGCCGTGCTCCCGCCGATCCGGACCGACGATCTGCGCGATTTTCTCTCCGAAGGACGCAGAGACCTTCGCCTTCACACTGCGATGCTCGAAGGATGCTTCGCGCAGACGCCCGTTGAGGTGCTTCGCCAGCTGTTGATAGTCGAGGAGCAGCCCTGCGCCAAAACCTCTAGGCACGGCACCCGATAAAATCTCGTTCACCCCGCCGACGAAGGTGGTCAAGACGCGATCGCGTAGATCCAAATCGATTTCCCGCTTCTCGGCGCGGAGCACCACTGTCGCCGGGCTCGAATGGCTCAGATCACGCACACTATAGTATGTGGTTGGCTCGTCACTGTGAGCTATAGCGCGGTCAGTGGCATGGAGGACCGTACGTAGATCAAAAAGGAAATCAAGGAAGTCATCAAGCCGCACGTCCCGATCGCCAGTGGACGGACCCTTCATTTGCACGATGAGACGATAGTCGGCCATGGCTGCCCGAATCTTAGCAACCGCCACGACGGGGTGTCCAGCGGAGACCGAGGTAGGGGAGACCGCGAGGTAGGGCAAGCAAAGGTACCGCTACCATACCCACAAGCTCGAAGTTGGCGACGGTGGCCGGTTTGTTGAGGCGCTGAGCACGGCGACCGGGCGGCGGCTCACTTAGAAGCAACTGATCGGCGACGGTGCAGCAGGACGACTCTCAGCGACGTTCAACCGAGGTCCACCAACCGAGGTTCGGCCTTGACGATCGCGTCGCCGTGCAGACAGAATGCACGCCGTGCCCACCAAGGATCCCGAATGCGCTTTGCCGCCGACCGAACATGAGATGATCGACCTCGGCCTAGCAGACAAACGCGCGCTGGTGACGGGAGCGGGCGCTGGGTCGGGACGCGCGATCGCCGTGTGGTTGGCACGCGCCGGCTGCGCGGTAGCGGTCAACGACATCGATGCTGGGCGCGCCGCCGAAACCGTTACGATGATTCGCGCCGCAGGGCACTCGGCGATCGTCTGCGTCGCCAACGTTCGTAGCGAGGATGAAGTTCAGGCCATGGTCGGCGCCGTGGTGCGCGATCTCGGCGGTCTCGACGTCGCGGTTAACAACGTCGGCATGCTCGCCAGCCGGCACGCGCGGCCGTTCCTCGACATGGACGGCGAGTACTTCCGCGACATCGTCGAGCAGAACCTGATCGCGACCGCGCTGTGCTGCCGCGCGGAGGCGCGCGCGATGGTCACGCAAGGCGCAGGCGGCTGTATCATCAACGTCAGCTCGGGCGAGAGCCAGCGGCCGGCGCCCGACCTCGCGCTCTACGGCGCCGCCAAGGCCGCGGTGAATCACTTGAGTCGGACACTTGCCTACGAACTCGGGGCCCACAGCATCCGCGTCAATGTCATCGCGCCCGGCACTATGCTGACCGAGCGCGTGCGCGCTGCGTTGTCGCCGGAGTACCTCGAAGCCTTGCGCGCCTCGATTCCACTCGGCCGGATGACCGAGCCCGACGATCTCGCGCGCACGGCGGTGTATCTCGCCTCGGATCTCGCGCGCAATGTCACCGGTCAATTCATTCTCGCCGACGGCGGAGCCGATCTCTCGCGGGACCGCCCGCAGCGATCGAGGAGGTAAGGACTGTCGCTGCTATGCGGTGAAGATCCCGGGGTCACCGGGTTTGAAGCGCTCGATCAGAAAGCGCTCTTGCGGTTTCTCCGAGGCGGTCTTGGGGATCTCGTCGACGACCTGCAAGTACGAGGGCACGAAGTTGGGCTCAAGGCCTTTAAGGCACGCCTCGAAGATCGTCGCTGGGATGAGCGCCACGCCGGGCTCGACCACGATTGCCGCAACCACGTCCTTCTCGCCCGGCGCACCCGAGGCCGCCGGCACGCCGTAGACGAAGACGTCGGCCACCGCCGGGTGTTCGGCGATGACCTTCTCCACGAACCCGGTATTGATGAAGTCGCCGTTGTGGCGAATGCTGCCGCCTTTGCGGTAGTCGAAGAAGAACCAGCCGTCGGCGTCGCGATGACCCATGTCGCCACTGCGCAACCACCCGCGCGCGGTTTTTTCTTGCGACGCCTTTTCGTTCGCGTAGTACTCGACGCTGGCGGCTTCGCCGCTCGCCGGACGCGAGACGATCTCGCCGATCACGCCCGGGGGGCACTCCTTGTCGTCTTCAGCGACGATCTTCATATCGAGGCCGGGCACGGGCTTTCCGAAACTGCCGATCGGACCATCGCCGATCGGCTTGAACGCGAGGCCGCCTTCCACCGCGCCGTACCACTCGAACACCTGCACGCCGAAGCGGCGCTCGAACGGCTGACAAATCGCCGCCGGCATTCCGGCATCAATCACCATGCGCACGAGATTGTCCGTGTCGTTGGCGCGCGGCGGCTCGCTATAGATCGCCGTCGCCATGCCACCGAGCATCGAGAAGGTGGTGCAGCGATAGCGACGACAGATGTCCCAGAGGCGAGACTTAGTGAAGCGCCGGCTGAATACCGCGCGCAATCCCATGTTGAGCGACGGCCCGAGCGTAACCGCCTGCGCGTTCCCGTGCGTAAGCGACAGACCGGTGTAGGGTCGATCATCCGGCTGGTAACCGAGCAACGCGCCGAGCATGCCGAACATGCCGAAGCGTGCGTTGGGGAATACCACGCCCTTGGGGTCGCCAGTGGTACCGGAGGTATAGATGATCTGCAGCGGATCATTCGGATTCGCCAGTCGGACATCGACCGTTACGGCCGGCATGGCGAGCGCGGCGTTGAGTGACTCGGCATTGGCGAGCGCCACCGGCTCGGGGGTCTCGCGGGTTTCGAGCGCGAGGATCCACGTGAAATCTGGGAGCGCCGCGCGCACCGCCTCCACTTGATCGAGGCAATAGTCGGCGCACACGACGCCGCGGCAACCGGACTGCCGCAGCATGTAGGCGAGCTTCTCACCGCGTGTGCGGGGATCAATCGGCACGAACACGCACGCGCTGATCGAGGCGCCGATCATGGTCTCGACGAACTCCGGATGATTGCGCATCATCAAGCCGAAGCGCTGACCGGGACTCATGCCGCGCGCCAGCAGTGCGGCGGCGATGCGATGGCCGTTGGTGTGCAGATCGGCATAGGTTCGCACTTCGTCGGGCAGTTCGGCGTTGCCCAAACTCCAGCGTTCGAACGTGAGCACGTCGAGATCCGGCTGCCGCTCGGCGCGGATCGCGACGAGGTCGGCGAGAATCAGGTCGTTGCGTTCGCGCATGGAACCGATTCCCTCAACGTATCAGGATGGTCACGCACATCGCCGCGGCGTCAGTCCCAATGGCGCCGCCGCCGTTGTGCGCGAGCGCGACGTGGGCGTGTTCGACTTGGCGCTGGCCGGAGCGGCCTTGCAACTGTTCCGTCAGCTCGACGATTTGCGCGATGCCGGTGGCGCCGACCGGATGGCCCTTGCGCAGCAATCCACCCGACGTGTTGACCGGGATTTGGCCGCCCAACTTCGTGGAGCCCGAATCAACGAGCTTGCCGCCCTCGCCCTTCGCGCACAGACCGAGCGATTCATACGCCATCAATTCGGCCGGCGCCGAGGCGTCGTGGCACTCGATCACGCTGAGGTCGTTCGGTCCGACGCCGGCTTCGGCGTACGCTTCGCTCGCGCACACCTCGACCGTGCCCGGCTCGTCGCTCCCGTGATCCCATCCGGAATGCAATACACTCGACACCACGCGCACGGGGTTCTTGATGCCGAGCGCGCGCGCCTTGCGTTCGCTGATCACCACCACGGCGGCGGCGCCGTCGCCAATCGGCGAGCACATCGGGCGCGTGAGCGGCTCGGCGATCATCGGCGCGGCCAACACATCGGCCACGCTCATCACCTCGCGGAACTGCGCGCGCCGGTTCATGCTGCCGTGCAACGAGTTTTTGGCGGCGATGGCGGCGAATTGCTCCACGGTGGTTCCGTAGTGGTGCATGTGGGCGCGCGCCGCCGCCGCGTAGATGTCCATGAACATCGACCGCTTCTCGCCCGCGCCGGTGCCCGCCGACTCACCCCCCTGCGCCTGCGCGCCCGCGCGGAGCGCTTCCAGCAGCCCGGCCATGATTTCGACATCGACCGCCCCGCTGAAGGCCGCGAAGCTCTTGCGCTTGTCGGGGTGGTAGAGCTTCTCGACCCCGAGCGCGAGCACGACGTCGTAGAAGCCCGCCGTCACCATCGCGCACGCCTGGTTGAGCGCGGTCGACGCACTGGCGCACGCGTTCTCGACGTTGACCACCGGAATGCGGCCGATCCCAATGCTGCGCAGAATCACCTGGCCGCGGATGCACTCCTGGCCGGTCACCAGTCCCGCCGCCGCGTTGCCGACGAACGCGGCTTCGAGGTCACGCGCCTCAAGCCCCGCGTCGGCAATCGCCGCATGCACCGCTTGCGCACCGAGCGCTTTGAGGCCGGTCTCCATGTGCTTGCCAAACTGGGTCATCCCGACCCCGGCAATCACCGCGTTGAAGCGCATGACAGCATCCTTTCCTTCACCTGATCCGAAAGCTCCTTCTCGCCCCGCACCTCAGATCAGCCCATGTCCTTTGATCCCGAGCGCATGCTTCAAGTAGTTGAGTTCCTCTTCGCGCCACGGCTGCGGCGCCGGACTTTGGATCATGCCGTCGTCTTTCAATTCGTCGACTACCTTCTCGCTGCGCGGGAACGGCTTGCCGTAGCGATTCAGGTGGAAGAGTTTTTCGAACGGTTGCCGCGGACGCTGGCCGCCAGCGTCGGGACTCTCGGCCGGATAGCCGACGGTCTGCAGCAGCAACACCCGGCAGGTGTCCGGCAAGCCAAGGTTGCTGCGAATCTGATCGAGATTGGGCGACCCCAGGCAGCATGTGCCGAGCCCTTGTTCGAACGCCATCAACGTCGCCTGGGCGATGCCTTGGCCGCAATCGACTTCACCCAAGCCGGGCTGCTTGAGCCCTTCACGAATCGAATCGAAGATCGGGATGAGCTGCGTTTCCAGCGCCTCTTTCTTGCCATCACCGAAGCCGAGTGCGCCGGCGGCGAGCAACTCGCGCAAGCGGTTCGATTGATCGTCAACTGCGGCGGTGTCGATGTACCAGACGATGACCACCGGGGCGAGGCGGATCTGGAAACCCGCGATCGGTGCGACCAGTGAGTCGACCACGTCCTTCGGCGCGCTATCGCGGAACACCACGACCGCACGCAAGCTGCCGACGTTGCCCCAGTGCGACGCCAGCCTCGCGGCTTCGAGCATGCGTTGAATTTTCTCCGGCTCGACCGGCTTGTACGGCAGGAGAAATCGAATCGAGCGGCGCCGGCCGATGACTTCTCTGAGTTCCATGACCCTCCTCCGGTTCTGGGTTAGAGTTTCGCCGCACCCACGATACTGA
Protein-coding sequences here:
- a CDS encoding AMP-binding protein, producing the protein MRERNDLILADLVAIRAERQPDLDVLTFERWSLGNAELPDEVRTYADLHTNGHRIAAALLARGMSPGQRFGLMMRNHPEFVETMIGASISACVFVPIDPRTRGEKLAYMLRQSGCRGVVCADYCLDQVEAVRAALPDFTWILALETRETPEPVALANAESLNAALAMPAVTVDVRLANPNDPLQIIYTSGTTGDPKGVVFPNARFGMFGMLGALLGYQPDDRPYTGLSLTHGNAQAVTLGPSLNMGLRAVFSRRFTKSRLWDICRRYRCTTFSMLGGMATAIYSEPPRANDTDNLVRMVIDAGMPAAICQPFERRFGVQVFEWYGAVEGGLAFKPIGDGPIGSFGKPVPGLDMKIVAEDDKECPPGVIGEIVSRPASGEAASVEYYANEKASQEKTARGWLRSGDMGHRDADGWFFFDYRKGGSIRHNGDFINTGFVEKVIAEHPAVADVFVYGVPAASGAPGEKDVVAAIVVEPGVALIPATIFEACLKGLEPNFVPSYLQVVDEIPKTASEKPQERFLIERFKPGDPGIFTA
- a CDS encoding thiolase family protein; its protein translation is MRFNAVIAGVGMTQFGKHMETGLKALGAQAVHAAIADAGLEARDLEAAFVGNAAAGLVTGQECIRGQVILRSIGIGRIPVVNVENACASASTALNQACAMVTAGFYDVVLALGVEKLYHPDKRKSFAAFSGAVDVEIMAGLLEALRAGAQAQGGESAGTGAGEKRSMFMDIYAAAARAHMHHYGTTVEQFAAIAAKNSLHGSMNRRAQFREVMSVADVLAAPMIAEPLTRPMCSPIGDGAAAVVVISERKARALGIKNPVRVVSSVLHSGWDHGSDEPGTVEVCASEAYAEAGVGPNDLSVIECHDASAPAELMAYESLGLCAKGEGGKLVDSGSTKLGGQIPVNTSGGLLRKGHPVGATGIAQIVELTEQLQGRSGQRQVEHAHVALAHNGGGAIGTDAAAMCVTILIR
- a CDS encoding nitroreductase family protein, with translation MELREVIGRRRSIRFLLPYKPVEPEKIQRMLEAARLASHWGNVGSLRAVVVFRDSAPKDVVDSLVAPIAGFQIRLAPVVIVWYIDTAAVDDQSNRLRELLAAGALGFGDGKKEALETQLIPIFDSIREGLKQPGLGEVDCGQGIAQATLMAFEQGLGTCCLGSPNLDQIRSNLGLPDTCRVLLLQTVGYPAESPDAGGQRPRQPFEKLFHLNRYGKPFPRSEKVVDELKDDGMIQSPAPQPWREEELNYLKHALGIKGHGLI